A stretch of the Polaribacter pacificus genome encodes the following:
- the tig gene encoding trigger factor, with translation MNITKENVDALNAVVKVDIVAEDYKAKVEEVLLDYRKKADIPGFRKGHVPMGMVKKQYGKSVMIDEVNKLLQESLNKFLTEEKLDILGNPLPRVQDNFSWDTDNFSFEFELGLAPEIKIDLSAKKKITQYNIVADDALITKEIENLQSRFGKMKAITEATENANITGTFTNEEKEINKKATINLADIKGKTNLKKFVGSKVGDVLELKTKGLFADDHKLMGALGLSHDDIHGLDIVVKFSIEEITETELAELDQELFDKLFTDGSVTSVTLLKEKIKEDAEKQFQTQADQQLLNAVTEYLVENTKFELPSAFLQKWLQNAGEKELTEEQAAEEYAKSEKGLRYQLIEGQVMKDNDIKLDYAELVDYAKGFIRTQMAQFGNMNPEEKELDDIAARILGNQEEAKRLQEQLVSHKLLTFYKENITFKTKELSYEDFIKEVYK, from the coding sequence ATGAATATTACCAAAGAAAATGTAGATGCATTAAATGCAGTTGTAAAAGTTGATATCGTAGCAGAAGACTACAAAGCTAAAGTAGAAGAAGTTTTGCTAGATTATCGTAAGAAAGCCGACATCCCTGGTTTTAGAAAAGGACATGTTCCTATGGGAATGGTTAAAAAGCAGTACGGGAAATCTGTCATGATTGACGAGGTAAATAAACTATTACAAGAATCTTTAAATAAATTCTTAACCGAAGAGAAATTAGATATTTTAGGAAATCCATTACCTAGAGTTCAAGATAACTTTTCTTGGGATACAGATAATTTTTCTTTTGAATTTGAGTTGGGTTTAGCGCCAGAAATCAAAATTGATTTATCAGCAAAGAAAAAAATCACTCAATACAATATCGTTGCAGATGATGCTTTGATTACTAAAGAGATTGAAAACTTACAATCGCGTTTTGGTAAAATGAAAGCGATTACAGAGGCTACTGAAAATGCAAATATTACAGGAACCTTTACCAATGAAGAAAAAGAAATTAACAAAAAAGCTACTATTAACTTAGCAGATATCAAAGGGAAAACAAATTTGAAAAAGTTTGTAGGCTCTAAAGTAGGAGACGTTTTAGAGTTAAAAACTAAAGGTTTGTTTGCTGATGATCATAAGTTGATGGGCGCTCTAGGTTTATCACATGATGATATTCACGGCTTGGATATAGTTGTAAAGTTTTCTATAGAAGAAATTACAGAAACAGAATTGGCAGAATTAGATCAGGAGTTATTTGATAAATTGTTTACAGACGGTAGTGTTACTTCTGTAACTTTATTAAAAGAAAAGATTAAGGAAGATGCAGAAAAGCAATTTCAAACTCAAGCTGATCAACAATTGCTAAATGCTGTAACTGAATATTTGGTAGAGAATACTAAATTTGAATTACCATCGGCATTTTTGCAAAAATGGTTGCAAAATGCAGGAGAAAAAGAATTAACAGAAGAGCAAGCAGCCGAAGAATATGCAAAATCTGAAAAAGGATTGCGTTACCAATTGATTGAAGGTCAAGTAATGAAAGACAATGATATCAAATTAGACTATGCAGAGTTAGTGGACTACGCTAAAGGGTTTATCAGAACTCAAATGGCTCAGTTTGGAAACATGAATCCAGAAGAAAAAGAATTGGATGATATCGCTGCGAGAATTTTAGGAAATCAAGAAGAGGCAAAACGTTTGCAAGAGCAGTTGGTTTCTCACAAATTGTTGACTTTTTACAAAGAAAACATCACGTTTAAAACCAAAGAACTTTCTTACGAGGATTTCATCAAAGAAGTTTATAAATAA
- a CDS encoding phage holin family protein, with amino-acid sequence MNFILKILLTAIAVVLLSMLLPGIQIDSSVTAIWVAVVISLLNMFVRPLLIFFTLPATIVSLGLFLFVINAVIILLAGNLVTGFAVSGFFTALLFSILLSIFRSILFSLLEEKKEQ; translated from the coding sequence ATGAATTTTATCTTAAAAATACTTCTTACTGCCATTGCGGTAGTTTTGTTATCGATGTTATTGCCAGGGATCCAAATTGATAGTTCTGTAACTGCAATCTGGGTAGCTGTTGTCATTTCTTTGTTAAATATGTTTGTTAGGCCATTGTTAATCTTTTTTACCTTGCCCGCGACCATTGTTAGCTTGGGCTTGTTTTTATTTGTAATCAATGCAGTAATTATTTTGTTGGCAGGAAACTTGGTTACCGGGTTTGCAGTTAGTGGCTTCTTTACAGCCTTGCTTTTCAGTATTTTACTCAGCATCTTTAGATCCATTTTATTTTCCTTACTCGAAGAAAAAAAAGAACAATAA
- a CDS encoding KTSC domain-containing protein: MKRINEYKKLFEVEGAISLKELKTTYRGLVKQWHPDKFQDEAKKEEAGIVSTKIIDGYHFLVSIAPETKEASLEEYANTITKAQVADFKHKSMLLEVSFTDGTTYEYFGVNHKLFNKFVNSKSMNNFGRRNIFNSFLYRKSKKASIEV; encoded by the coding sequence ATGAAACGCATAAACGAATATAAAAAGCTTTTCGAAGTAGAAGGAGCTATCAGCCTTAAAGAGTTAAAAACCACCTATAGAGGCTTGGTAAAACAATGGCACCCAGATAAGTTTCAAGACGAAGCAAAAAAGGAAGAAGCTGGCATAGTAAGTACAAAAATTATTGATGGTTATCATTTTTTAGTAAGCATCGCTCCAGAAACAAAGGAGGCTTCTCTAGAGGAGTACGCAAATACGATTACAAAAGCTCAAGTTGCTGATTTTAAACACAAAAGCATGCTGCTAGAAGTTAGCTTTACTGACGGAACCACTTATGAGTATTTTGGCGTAAACCACAAACTCTTTAACAAATTTGTCAATAGCAAGTCTATGAACAATTTTGGAAGAAGAAACATTTTCAATTCTTTTTTATATAGAAAATCAAAGAAAGCAAGTATCGAAGTATAA
- a CDS encoding 2OG-Fe(II) oxygenase: protein MEKQVGVSNEFLNGELAAQLKNNLKILYESEALHLAGVGNDHLYNKNKEIRRDKIFWLEKKSANLYEQTFFKLIDAFVLYLNSTCFTSIHSYEFHYALYEQGAFYKKHIDQFKSDDRRVFSMIMYLNEDWDEKDGGQLKLYCDTGIEIISPTNQKCVFFKSNELAHEVCKSNAPRMSITGWLKTS, encoded by the coding sequence TTGGAAAAGCAAGTAGGTGTTTCAAATGAGTTTCTCAATGGAGAATTGGCGGCTCAATTGAAAAATAATTTAAAGATTCTTTATGAAAGTGAAGCGCTTCACTTAGCGGGTGTTGGTAATGATCATTTGTATAATAAGAACAAAGAAATTCGAAGAGATAAAATTTTCTGGCTAGAGAAAAAGAGTGCAAACTTGTATGAACAAACTTTTTTTAAGCTGATAGATGCTTTTGTGCTGTATTTAAACAGTACTTGTTTTACCAGTATCCACAGTTATGAATTTCATTATGCGCTTTATGAGCAAGGCGCTTTTTATAAAAAGCATATTGATCAATTTAAATCAGATGATCGAAGAGTTTTTTCTATGATTATGTATTTAAACGAAGACTGGGATGAGAAGGATGGAGGTCAGTTAAAGCTCTATTGCGATACTGGAATCGAAATAATTTCACCGACAAATCAAAAATGTGTCTTTTTTAAAAGCAATGAGCTTGCGCATGAAGTTTGCAAATCAAATGCGCCAAGAATGAGTATTACAGGTTGGTTAAAAACATCTTAG
- a CDS encoding VIT1/CCC1 transporter family protein, whose product MVEEQDHLDEYLDNHYIHRSNWLRAAVLGANDGILSTASIAIGVAAASSTREPILLATLAGLVAGALSMAAGEYVSVSSQTDVEKADIERERIELAEMPDLELQRLAEIYENRGLKKETALLVAQELTEHDALGAHVRDELGINEISQANPIQAALASGAAFTAGGILPFLVTLFLPLQGMEYYLYGFATVFLMLLGGMAAKAGGSGIWKAIFRITFWGTIAMGLTALAGYIFGVNIT is encoded by the coding sequence ATGGTTGAAGAGCAAGATCATTTAGATGAATATTTAGACAATCACTATATACACAGAAGCAATTGGCTAAGAGCAGCCGTTCTTGGAGCTAATGACGGTATTTTATCAACCGCCAGTATTGCAATTGGAGTTGCTGCCGCTAGCAGCACCCGAGAGCCTATTTTACTAGCTACCTTAGCTGGATTGGTAGCTGGAGCCTTATCAATGGCAGCAGGTGAATACGTTTCTGTAAGTTCTCAAACCGATGTAGAAAAAGCAGATATAGAAAGAGAGCGGATTGAACTTGCAGAAATGCCAGACTTAGAGCTTCAGCGCTTGGCAGAAATCTACGAAAACAGAGGTCTTAAAAAAGAAACTGCACTGCTTGTGGCGCAAGAATTAACAGAACACGATGCTTTAGGTGCTCATGTTAGAGATGAGTTAGGCATCAATGAAATTAGTCAGGCCAACCCAATTCAGGCTGCATTAGCCTCAGGAGCTGCTTTTACAGCAGGTGGAATTCTTCCATTTTTAGTAACCTTATTTTTACCTTTACAAGGAATGGAATATTACCTATATGGTTTTGCGACAGTTTTTTTAATGCTCCTCGGAGGCATGGCTGCAAAAGCGGGTGGATCAGGAATTTGGAAAGCTATTTTTAGAATTACTTTCTGGGGCACCATAGCTATGGGATTGACTGCATTAGCAGGTTATATTTTTGGTGTCAACATCACCTAA
- a CDS encoding alpha/beta fold hydrolase, translating to MGILHSKIEGKGTPFLILHGYFGSGDNWKSIAGHFTDTHQVHLIDQRNHGRSFHSDDFDYELMVADLYAYVQYHKLESFVLLGHSMGGKTAMLFAVEYPQLVQKLLVADISPRMYPPHHHDILKALNSIDFTIHNSRKLVDEQLATLIPEVGVRQFLLKNVYWKEKGQLAFRFNLSSLTENNDEVGVALPSFTIFEGDTLFLKGENSGYISANEEPIIYAHFPNAKIVVIANAGHWLHAENPKDFVAAVQNFLKS from the coding sequence ATGGGAATATTGCACTCAAAAATTGAAGGAAAAGGAACTCCGTTTTTAATCTTACACGGATATTTTGGCTCTGGAGATAATTGGAAATCAATTGCGGGTCATTTTACAGATACTCATCAAGTACATTTGATTGATCAGCGAAATCACGGTAGAAGTTTTCATTCAGATGATTTTGATTATGAGTTGATGGTTGCAGATTTGTATGCCTATGTCCAATACCATAAATTAGAGAGTTTTGTGCTTTTAGGGCACTCTATGGGGGGTAAAACAGCCATGCTGTTTGCAGTAGAGTATCCTCAGTTAGTACAAAAATTACTCGTGGCAGATATTTCACCTAGAATGTATCCGCCACACCACCACGATATTTTAAAAGCACTAAATTCTATAGATTTTACAATTCATAATTCTCGCAAACTAGTTGATGAGCAGTTAGCGACTCTTATACCAGAAGTAGGCGTTCGACAATTCTTACTAAAGAATGTTTACTGGAAAGAAAAAGGGCAATTGGCGTTTCGTTTTAACTTGAGTTCTTTAACAGAAAACAATGATGAGGTTGGAGTTGCCCTTCCGTCATTTACTATTTTTGAAGGGGATACTCTATTCTTAAAAGGGGAGAACTCAGGGTATATCTCTGCAAATGAAGAACCAATTATCTACGCGCATTTTCCAAATGCAAAGATTGTGGTAATAGCCAATGCAGGACACTGGTTACATGCAGAAAACCCTAAAGATTTTGTAGCCGCAGTTCAAAATTTTTTAAAAAGCTAA
- a CDS encoding pyridoxine 5'-phosphate synthase has translation MTKLSVNVNKIATLRNSRGGNVPNLLKVATDIEDFGAQGITIHPRPDQRHIRYQDAYDLKEIVRTEYNIEGNPIPEFMDLVLAIKPTQVTLVPDSVETLTSNAGWDTITHQTYLSEMIQEFKLNGIRTSVFIDTDLSLIEAAAKTGADRIELYTEAFATEFGKGNKKAVVPYTKAAILAHELGLGINAGHDLSLDNIAFFKESIPYLAEVSIGHALISESLYLGLENVVNMYLHRLK, from the coding sequence ATGACAAAGTTAAGTGTAAATGTAAATAAAATTGCAACCTTAAGGAACTCAAGAGGGGGTAATGTGCCAAATTTATTAAAAGTAGCTACCGATATCGAAGATTTTGGAGCTCAAGGAATCACCATTCATCCAAGACCAGATCAAAGGCATATTCGTTATCAAGACGCTTATGATTTAAAAGAGATTGTTAGGACGGAGTACAATATAGAAGGAAACCCAATTCCAGAATTTATGGATCTTGTGTTGGCTATTAAACCTACCCAAGTGACTTTGGTTCCTGATAGCGTAGAAACCTTAACCTCTAATGCTGGTTGGGATACCATCACACACCAAACATATTTATCAGAAATGATTCAAGAATTTAAATTGAACGGCATTCGTACCTCAGTTTTTATTGATACGGATCTTTCTTTGATAGAAGCTGCTGCTAAAACAGGAGCTGATCGGATAGAGTTGTATACAGAGGCTTTTGCGACTGAGTTTGGAAAAGGAAATAAAAAAGCTGTTGTTCCATATACAAAAGCGGCAATTTTAGCACATGAGTTAGGCTTAGGGATTAACGCGGGTCATGATTTAAGTTTAGATAACATTGCCTTTTTTAAAGAAAGCATTCCTTATTTGGCAGAAGTATCGATTGGTCATGCTCTCATATCAGAATCCTTATACCTGGGTTTAGAAAATGTGGTAAACATGTATTTGCATCGTTTAAAATAA
- a CDS encoding CBS domain-containing protein: MNISEYILKDFKPLTLQCTVEQAQHLCEDLPITHIPIVEQDRLIGCFAQSDIQSIENRKQTLSEVRDLFYYFAIDSSASILELLKIFADNDANIIPVLEEQTYQGYYELSDILDVFASSPFLATDGFDLVVQKNNKELMMSEISQIVEANNALLLGCFISKKDVDNTQVTMKISSQEINEIIQTFRRYNYTVVTKHKDDSYLEELKNRADYLQKYLNT, from the coding sequence ATGAACATTTCAGAATACATCTTAAAAGATTTCAAACCGCTAACCTTACAATGCACTGTAGAACAAGCACAACATCTGTGTGAAGATCTACCAATTACCCACATTCCTATTGTAGAGCAAGACCGTCTAATTGGTTGTTTTGCGCAAAGCGATATTCAATCTATAGAAAACAGAAAGCAAACACTCTCTGAAGTAAGAGATCTATTTTACTATTTTGCAATCGACAGCAGTGCATCAATCTTAGAATTGCTCAAGATTTTTGCAGACAATGATGCCAATATTATCCCTGTACTTGAAGAGCAAACATATCAGGGCTATTATGAACTAAGCGACATCTTAGACGTATTTGCATCAAGCCCTTTTTTGGCAACTGATGGTTTTGACTTAGTAGTACAAAAAAACAACAAAGAACTCATGATGAGTGAGATATCTCAAATAGTAGAAGCCAATAACGCGCTACTTTTGGGTTGTTTTATCTCTAAAAAAGATGTAGACAACACGCAGGTGACAATGAAAATTTCATCCCAAGAAATAAATGAAATTATTCAAACTTTTAGACGTTATAACTATACGGTAGTTACCAAACACAAAGACGACAGCTATTTAGAAGAGCTAAAAAACAGAGCAGATTATCTACAAAAATACCTAAACACCTAA
- a CDS encoding NAD kinase, whose amino-acid sequence MKKVAIYGQSYNTNAKKEVLILLEALRKKGIVVFFEKNFYQLFHDKKALPKKYPTFSHFNDLNDSFDLMFTIGGDGTILRAVTYIRDLNIPILGINTGRLGFLATIPNDEIETAVELLLEQKYSIQERTLLSVETSPKTDAFSDLYFALNEVTVARKNTTSMIGVKTYLNDEYLTNYWADGLIIATPTGSTGYSLSCNGPVVLPDSNNVVITPIAPHNLNARPLIISDTTKIKLEISGRENDFLMSLDSRIASVTQDTIIHIEKAAFTIKSVLLENQSFLKTLRTKLLWGEDTRNKSEL is encoded by the coding sequence ATGAAAAAAGTAGCTATTTATGGACAATCGTATAATACCAATGCGAAAAAAGAAGTATTGATTCTGCTTGAAGCTCTAAGAAAAAAGGGTATTGTGGTTTTTTTTGAGAAAAACTTTTACCAATTGTTTCACGACAAGAAAGCACTTCCTAAAAAGTACCCTACCTTTTCTCATTTTAATGATCTAAACGATTCATTTGATTTGATGTTTACTATTGGAGGTGATGGAACAATTTTAAGAGCCGTTACTTATATAAGAGATTTAAACATTCCTATTTTAGGAATCAATACGGGTCGCTTGGGTTTTCTAGCAACCATTCCAAATGATGAAATTGAAACCGCAGTTGAACTACTCCTTGAACAAAAATACAGTATTCAAGAGCGAACATTATTAAGCGTTGAGACTTCTCCAAAAACGGATGCTTTTTCAGACCTGTATTTTGCCTTAAATGAAGTAACTGTGGCACGTAAAAATACCACATCTATGATCGGAGTAAAAACCTATTTAAACGACGAGTACTTAACAAATTATTGGGCAGATGGTTTGATTATCGCTACGCCAACAGGCTCTACCGGATATTCTTTAAGTTGTAATGGACCTGTAGTACTACCGGACTCAAACAATGTTGTGATCACCCCTATAGCTCCACACAATCTAAATGCAAGACCCTTGATTATTTCTGATACCACTAAAATAAAATTGGAAATTAGCGGAAGAGAAAATGATTTTTTAATGAGTTTGGACTCTCGGATTGCATCGGTCACTCAAGACACTATCATACACATAGAAAAAGCAGCTTTTACTATCAAAAGTGTGTTGTTAGAAAATCAATCCTTTTTAAAAACCCTTCGGACAAAATTACTGTGGGGAGAAGACACCAGAAACAAATCTGAACTCTGA
- a CDS encoding DUF6089 family protein codes for MRKQFLILVCVCITSISWSQVHEIGMSFGGVNYIGDVGKTTYLSPNAFGGGIFYKYNLNPRVALRGGISYYSIEADDADATNGIRKNRGYSFNNAINELAIGVEFNFFEYNIASTTKTYTPYILLELAGIMYKSPKTDLGNGQFAYQNKKAISIPFGIGFKSKLTQRIALAIESKVSYTFKDDLDYTSKDFPSLNFGGNSNDWYVFTGISLVYTFGRPACFAEFR; via the coding sequence ATGAGAAAGCAATTTTTAATACTAGTATGTGTTTGTATTACAAGTATTTCTTGGTCTCAAGTGCATGAAATAGGAATGTCTTTTGGAGGCGTTAACTATATAGGTGATGTAGGAAAAACAACCTACTTATCACCAAATGCTTTTGGAGGAGGTATTTTTTACAAGTACAATCTCAATCCCCGAGTTGCTTTAAGAGGAGGAATCAGCTATTATTCAATAGAAGCTGATGATGCAGATGCAACAAATGGAATTAGAAAAAATAGAGGATATAGTTTTAATAATGCCATCAATGAATTGGCAATTGGAGTTGAGTTTAATTTTTTTGAGTATAATATCGCTTCGACAACGAAGACATATACACCATACATCTTGTTAGAATTAGCAGGAATTATGTATAAAAGTCCTAAAACGGACTTAGGCAATGGACAATTTGCCTATCAAAATAAAAAAGCAATTTCAATTCCTTTTGGTATCGGATTTAAATCAAAACTAACCCAACGAATTGCACTAGCAATTGAATCAAAGGTTAGTTACACATTTAAAGACGATTTAGATTATACAAGTAAGGATTTTCCGTCACTTAATTTTGGCGGCAATTCAAATGATTGGTACGTATTTACAGGGATATCACTTGTATACACCTTTGGAAGACCAGCGTGTTTTGCAGAATTTAGATAA
- a CDS encoding isoprenyl transferase — MNKILNINLQKVPQHVAIIMDGNGRWAKGKGMERVFGHRNALTSIRESVEAASDIGVKAVTLYTFSTENWNRPKYEVNALMSLLVSALKNELPNFHKDNVKIGAIGDISNLPKKAQKILATVIEETKNNSKITLTFALNYGSREEIVNTIKNISKKVVNNELQIEEIDEKVINNHLYTFNLPEVDLMIRTSGEQRISNFLLWQMAYAELYFTDVLWPDFRKNDFFDAIIEYQHRERRFGKTSEQIETPNE; from the coding sequence ATGAATAAGATACTTAATATCAATTTACAGAAAGTGCCTCAGCATGTGGCCATCATTATGGATGGTAATGGGCGATGGGCAAAAGGTAAAGGGATGGAAAGGGTTTTTGGACATAGAAATGCACTAACATCTATTAGAGAATCCGTAGAGGCAGCTTCTGATATTGGTGTAAAAGCGGTTACTCTGTATACTTTTTCTACAGAAAACTGGAATAGACCCAAATACGAAGTAAATGCTTTAATGAGTTTACTGGTAAGCGCATTAAAAAATGAGTTACCAAATTTCCACAAAGACAATGTAAAAATTGGAGCCATCGGAGACATCAGTAACTTACCGAAGAAAGCACAAAAAATCTTAGCAACTGTTATTGAAGAAACAAAAAACAATTCAAAAATCACTTTGACTTTTGCTTTGAATTATGGTTCTCGAGAAGAAATTGTTAATACTATCAAAAACATATCTAAAAAAGTTGTTAATAACGAACTTCAAATAGAAGAAATTGACGAAAAAGTTATTAATAACCATTTATATACATTTAATTTGCCCGAAGTAGATTTAATGATACGTACAAGTGGAGAACAACGAATCAGTAATTTCTTACTTTGGCAAATGGCTTATGCAGAATTGTACTTTACAGATGTGTTATGGCCAGACTTTAGGAAAAATGACTTTTTTGACGCAATAATAGAATATCAACATAGAGAACGACGCTTTGGTAAAACTAGCGAACAAATTGAAACACCCAATGAGTAA
- the bamA gene encoding outer membrane protein assembly factor BamA, whose product MSKHTISILIFIICFSTTQARAQDATAVKKTTNLALKDTILTPLAYERGKEYTLGGISVTGLKIFSEETVMLYTGLRKGQLLRLPGDKLTSAIKKLYESKQFSDVDVYLAKIDNNVIYLQFDVVELPKLNEVTISGVKKSKAKELKKETELKKGVMITDNLLVTSNNYFKKKYTDKGFLKAKVNIDSKKDTSDLNAVNLSVYIDKGNRIKIKDIIFKGNKALSSKKLRKAMSNTKERFFGRFWKASKYIEDSYRADLEAIIEKYSRMGYRDARIISDKMIWNEDNTINLEIVIEEGRQYYFSDIIYVGNKTYPSEALNRILKIGKGDIYNGAVLKERVSGDGTPTSDDIQSLYHNTGYLFSRVNAVETKVENDSITVEIRIHEDEQATIKNVTVYGNDKTNDHVIYRELRIKPGDLFSRSAILRSIREIGQLGFFDAQIAPDIKPDWQNKTADIDFPLLEKGGSQIELQGGYGGGAFIGTLGLSFNNFSIKNIFKKDAYKPLPTGDGQALSLRLQASRTYSTYSFSFTEPWLGGKKPQSLSFSIYNSNQYQYDYTTGVIDRDQNLKIIGASVGLGKRLQWPDDYFMLSQQLSYQSFNLNNYGFRVGSEFLDNGSLNNLSYGITLSRNSSGPTPIFPTSGSDFSVGLKLTFPYSLFNNKDYSSLELAEKYKWMEYYKISAKGKWYTPFTEKLVLMTSAEGGYLGSYNSEVGATPFERYFVGGDGLAAYQLDGRETIGLRGYENNRLSSTEGGTIYNKFQLELRYSITDKPTASIYTLGFIEAGNSYDNFSEYNPFQLKRSAGLGIRIFMPAFGLLGIDFAHGFDSLPLYNNSPTAPKSGWQTHFIIGRQF is encoded by the coding sequence ATGAGTAAACATACTATCTCAATACTAATTTTTATCATCTGTTTTTCAACAACACAAGCACGAGCACAAGATGCGACTGCCGTTAAAAAAACAACAAATCTTGCTCTAAAAGACACTATTCTTACGCCACTAGCTTATGAAAGAGGTAAAGAATACACTTTAGGAGGTATTTCTGTTACTGGTTTAAAAATATTTAGCGAAGAAACAGTAATGCTATATACAGGTCTTAGAAAAGGTCAGTTGCTGAGACTTCCAGGAGACAAGTTAACAAGTGCGATAAAAAAACTTTACGAAAGCAAGCAGTTTAGTGATGTAGATGTCTATCTGGCTAAGATTGACAACAACGTTATATACTTACAGTTTGATGTGGTGGAACTTCCAAAATTAAATGAGGTAACAATTTCTGGAGTTAAAAAGAGTAAAGCTAAAGAATTAAAAAAAGAAACTGAGCTAAAAAAAGGGGTGATGATTACCGACAACTTATTGGTGACCTCTAATAATTACTTCAAGAAAAAATATACCGATAAAGGTTTTTTAAAAGCGAAAGTAAATATAGATAGCAAAAAAGACACTAGTGACTTAAATGCTGTTAACCTATCTGTTTATATTGATAAAGGAAATAGAATAAAAATAAAGGACATTATTTTTAAAGGCAACAAAGCGCTTTCTTCAAAAAAACTTAGAAAAGCAATGAGCAATACCAAAGAGCGTTTCTTTGGTCGTTTTTGGAAAGCATCTAAATACATAGAAGATAGTTACCGAGCAGATTTAGAGGCAATTATTGAAAAGTATAGTCGTATGGGATACCGAGATGCTCGAATTATCTCAGATAAAATGATATGGAATGAAGACAATACAATTAATTTAGAAATTGTTATTGAAGAAGGAAGACAATATTACTTTAGTGATATTATTTATGTAGGAAACAAAACCTATCCAAGTGAAGCTTTAAACAGAATCTTAAAAATTGGAAAAGGAGACATTTACAATGGAGCTGTATTAAAAGAGCGCGTAAGTGGTGATGGAACACCTACTTCTGATGATATTCAATCATTGTACCACAATACAGGGTATTTATTCTCTAGAGTAAATGCTGTTGAAACCAAAGTAGAGAATGACTCTATAACCGTTGAAATTCGTATCCATGAAGATGAGCAGGCAACTATAAAAAATGTTACTGTTTACGGAAATGATAAAACAAACGATCATGTAATTTATCGTGAACTACGTATCAAGCCAGGTGATTTGTTTAGTCGTTCTGCAATTCTTAGATCGATTAGAGAAATTGGACAATTAGGATTTTTTGACGCACAAATAGCTCCAGACATTAAACCAGATTGGCAAAACAAAACTGCAGATATCGACTTCCCGTTACTAGAAAAAGGAGGTAGTCAAATTGAGCTACAAGGTGGTTATGGTGGTGGTGCCTTTATTGGAACACTTGGACTGTCATTTAACAACTTCTCTATTAAAAATATTTTCAAAAAAGATGCTTACAAACCGCTACCAACTGGTGACGGACAGGCCTTGTCTCTTCGTTTACAAGCAAGTAGAACCTATAGCACGTATAGTTTTTCATTTACAGAACCTTGGTTAGGAGGAAAAAAGCCACAGTCATTGTCTTTTTCAATTTACAACTCTAATCAATATCAGTATGATTACACAACAGGTGTTATTGATAGAGATCAAAATTTAAAAATTATTGGAGCCTCTGTTGGTTTAGGAAAGCGTTTACAATGGCCTGATGATTATTTTATGCTATCTCAGCAATTGAGTTATCAAAGTTTTAATTTAAATAATTATGGATTTAGAGTAGGTTCAGAATTTTTGGATAATGGAAGCTTAAACAATCTTTCATATGGAATCACCTTAAGTAGAAACTCTTCTGGTCCAACTCCAATTTTCCCAACATCTGGATCAGATTTTAGCGTAGGTCTTAAATTAACGTTTCCATATTCATTGTTTAACAATAAAGACTATTCTAGTTTAGAACTAGCTGAAAAATACAAATGGATGGAGTACTACAAGATTTCTGCAAAAGGAAAATGGTATACCCCATTTACAGAAAAACTGGTATTAATGACTAGTGCAGAAGGTGGTTACTTAGGTAGTTATAACAGTGAAGTTGGAGCAACACCTTTTGAGCGTTATTTTGTTGGAGGTGATGGATTAGCTGCCTATCAATTAGATGGTAGAGAAACGATAGGATTAAGAGGATACGAAAACAATAGACTTTCATCAACAGAAGGTGGTACTATTTATAATAAGTTTCAATTAGAGCTGCGTTATTCTATCACAGATAAGCCAACAGCATCTATTTATACCTTAGGGTTTATTGAAGCAGGTAATTCTTATGACAATTTTAGCGAGTATAATCCGTTTCAATTAAAAAGATCAGCAGGTTTAGGTATTCGTATTTTTATGCCAGCATTTGGTTTGTTAGGAATTGATTTTGCACATGGATTTGATTCATTGCCATTATACAACAACAGTCCAACGGCACCAAAATCAGGATGGCAAACACACTTTATAATTGGAAGACAATTCTAA